In Limibacter armeniacum, a single window of DNA contains:
- a CDS encoding anhydro-N-acetylmuramic acid kinase: MENKLYKVIGLMSGTSLDGLDLAYCEFRFENGKWHYKMPFTETIEYDIRWRKNLESVEAQSALAYALLDMNLGRYIGNQIKEFIARHHLTVDFVSSHGHTIFHQPDIGLTAQIGSGAAIAAACGLPVINDFRAADVALGGQGAPLVPAGDRLLFEEFDFCLNLGGIANVSYEEEGKMAAFDICPANMPLNHFMRERLDKEYDENGEVARSGKVNQELFEAFNKLPFFSQEGPKSLGKEWVFEQMIVKLHHLPAVEDILATSIEHTAYQIGQHMNPIAEKRGGAKMLCTGGGAFNTFLMERIRAHANGIEVVVPDEQTVSFKEALIFAFLGVLRLESEANCLSSVTGARIDNCGGAIHHPFPAKGNEHPSSDSDVDAEGYSPLDSGSFNRLIGCGG; the protein is encoded by the coding sequence ATGGAAAACAAATTATATAAAGTAATAGGATTGATGTCGGGAACAAGTCTGGATGGCTTGGATTTGGCGTATTGTGAATTCAGATTTGAGAATGGTAAATGGCATTACAAGATGCCTTTTACTGAGACAATAGAATATGATATCCGTTGGCGAAAAAACCTTGAATCGGTGGAAGCGCAATCAGCACTGGCTTATGCGCTTCTGGATATGAATTTGGGTCGCTATATCGGCAATCAGATAAAAGAGTTTATAGCAAGACATCACCTGACGGTTGATTTTGTGAGCAGTCATGGACATACGATTTTCCATCAGCCTGATATTGGACTGACTGCACAGATAGGAAGTGGCGCTGCTATTGCAGCTGCTTGTGGACTTCCCGTGATCAATGATTTTAGAGCTGCTGATGTAGCGCTTGGAGGGCAGGGTGCACCATTAGTTCCAGCAGGAGACAGGTTATTGTTTGAGGAATTTGACTTTTGTCTGAACCTAGGCGGAATTGCAAATGTATCCTATGAAGAAGAAGGAAAAATGGCAGCCTTTGATATTTGTCCTGCCAATATGCCTCTGAATCACTTTATGCGTGAAAGGCTTGACAAGGAGTATGATGAGAATGGAGAAGTGGCACGTAGTGGTAAAGTCAATCAGGAGCTGTTCGAAGCTTTTAATAAGTTGCCATTCTTCAGTCAAGAAGGACCTAAATCACTTGGTAAGGAGTGGGTCTTTGAACAGATGATCGTCAAATTGCATCATTTGCCTGCAGTGGAAGACATCTTGGCAACTTCAATAGAACATACTGCTTATCAGATTGGACAACATATGAACCCAATAGCTGAAAAGAGAGGGGGGGCGAAAATGTTGTGTACCGGCGGGGGAGCATTTAATACTTTTCTGATGGAACGCATCAGGGCACATGCAAATGGTATTGAAGTTGTAGTACCTGATGAGCAAACTGTATCCTTCAAGGAGGCTTTGATTTTTGCTTTCCTTGGTGTTCTTAGGTTGGAATCAGAAGCCAATTGTCTCAGCTCGGTTACTGGGGCAAGAATAGACAATTGTGGTGGAGCGATTCATCATCCGTTTCCAGCAAAAGGAAATGAGCATCCGTCTTCAGACAGTGATGTCGATGCTGAAGGGTATAGTCCATTGGACAGTGGTAGCTTCAACAGGTTGATTGGTTGTGGAGGGTAA
- a CDS encoding rhomboid family intramembrane serine protease: MRLQYNAPVVLTFTLLCTAVMAMKSFLFIDLTPYFFIGGTMDPTNIIDYFRLVSHTIGHGNWEHLVANMSYILLLGPILEEKYGSKPLLMMMLLTALITGLLNVIVFDDGLLGASGIVFMFILLSSVVNVQKGRIPMTFVLVLMLFLGQEIISIFRDDNISQFAHILGGICGAIFGFNSSLGKPGKKRSKVKILS, translated from the coding sequence ATGAGATTACAGTATAATGCCCCTGTGGTACTTACATTTACACTATTGTGTACAGCAGTGATGGCAATGAAGAGCTTTTTGTTCATTGACCTGACACCCTATTTTTTCATAGGTGGAACAATGGACCCAACCAACATTATTGATTATTTCAGGCTAGTGTCTCACACGATTGGACATGGTAACTGGGAGCATCTGGTAGCGAATATGAGTTATATTCTGTTGTTGGGACCTATACTGGAAGAAAAGTACGGTTCAAAGCCATTGCTTATGATGATGCTGTTGACAGCATTGATTACAGGCTTACTGAATGTAATCGTATTTGATGATGGGTTGCTTGGTGCAAGTGGTATTGTATTCATGTTTATACTGCTAAGCTCAGTCGTAAATGTACAGAAGGGTAGAATTCCGATGACTTTTGTTTTGGTGTTGATGCTCTTCTTAGGACAAGAAATCATCAGCATTTTTAGGGATGACAATATTTCGCAGTTTGCTCATATCCTTGGAGGTATTTGCGGAGCCATTTTTGGATTCAATTCTTCTTTAGGAAAGCCAGGGAAAAAGCGTTCAAAAGTGAAGATCTTGAGCTGA